In a genomic window of Trachemys scripta elegans isolate TJP31775 chromosome 12, CAS_Tse_1.0, whole genome shotgun sequence:
- the JPH2 gene encoding junctophilin-2 isoform X2, whose translation MSGGRFDFDDGGAYCGGWEGGKAHGHGICTGPKGQGEYSGSWNYGFEVVGIYTWPSGNTYEGYWSQGKRHGLGIETKGRWLYKGEWTHGFKGRYGTRQSMSSGAKYEGTWNYGLQDGYGTETYADGA comes from the exons ATGAGTGGAGGAAGGTTTGATTTTGATGATGGAGGAGCATATtgtgggggctgggaaggggggaaagCCCATGGCCATGGCATCTGCACTGGTCCCAAGGGCCAAGGGGAGTACTCGGGTTCGTGGAACTATGGTTTTGAAGTGGTGGGCATATACACGTGGCCCAGTGGCAACACCTATGAAGGCTACTGGTCGCAAGGCAAGAGGCACGGTTTGGGGATCGAGACTAAAGGACGGTGGCTTTACAAAGGCGAATGGACCCATGGCTTTAAGGGACGCTATGGGACAAGGCAGAGCATGAGCAGTGGAGCAAAGTACGAAGGCACCTGGAATTACGGGCTGCAGGACGGTTATGGCACTGAGACTTACGCAGATGGAG CGTGA
- the OSER1 gene encoding oxidative stress-responsive serine-rich protein 1 isoform X2, with translation MRSTASLPVGEGTIPRALVRTATDETKSKNVCTSKEAWHGSMRKPSRGAVRTQRRRRSKSPILHPPKFIHCSSKTPSVCSHLVHKSQIDTPDNSTGLGVPIPKEFCANEQSSPVLDDAGHKGVGAEHSGASVAEPVQENKQEDSSVAVSLMSKASLKTTDLSDFQSVSEQNKSKPCACMDKACQCKQWQDMEVYKFSGLQNTIPLSPERTVVEDHSQPLPSRTPSSSPRSCSEQARAYVDDVTIEDLSGYMEYYLYIPKKMSHMAEMMYT, from the exons ATGAG GTCCActgcttcccttcctgtgggTGAGGGTACAATTCCAAGAGCACTGGTTAGAACAGCTACAGACGAAACCAAATCTAAGAATGTGTGCACATCTAAAGAAGCCTGGCATGG GTCTATGAGGAAACCTTCAAGAGGGGCAGTGAGAACCCAGCGTCGGAGGCGTTCTAAGTCTCCAATCCTTCATCCTCCTAAATTTATCCACTGCAGTTCAAAAACGCCTTCTGTGTGCAGCCATCTGGTACACAAGAGCCAGATTGACACTCCGGACAACAGCACCGGGCTAGGGGTGCCAATCCCAAAGGAATTCTGTGCAAATGAACAATCCAGTCCTGTTCTTGATGATGCTGGCCACAAGGGAGTTGGTGCTGAGCATTCGGGGGCTTCTGTTGCAGAGCCAGTGCAAGAGAACAAACAGGAAGACTCTTCTGTTGCTGTTTCTCTGATGTCCAAAGCAAGTCTAAAGACCACAGATCTTTCTGACTTCCAGTCAGTGTCCGAACAAAACAAGAGTAAGCCATGTGCATGCATGGACAAGGCCTGTCAGTGTAAGCAGTGGCAAGACATGGAAGTGTACAAATTCTCCGGCTTGCAGAACACCATCCCATTGTCACCGGAAAGAACAGTTGTTGAGGACCACTCCCAGCCTTTGCCATCAAGAACTCCCTCAAGCTCTCCACGATCTTGCTCTGAGCAAGCAAGGGCCTATGTGGATGATGTGACTATTGAAGACCTTTCAGGATACATGGAATATTACTTGTATATTCCCAAGAAAATGTCTCACATGGCAGAAATGATGTACAcctga
- the OSER1 gene encoding oxidative stress-responsive serine-rich protein 1 isoform X1, with the protein MKTEAKDGEEESLQTAFKKLRVDAAGSTASLPVGEGTIPRALVRTATDETKSKNVCTSKEAWHGSMRKPSRGAVRTQRRRRSKSPILHPPKFIHCSSKTPSVCSHLVHKSQIDTPDNSTGLGVPIPKEFCANEQSSPVLDDAGHKGVGAEHSGASVAEPVQENKQEDSSVAVSLMSKASLKTTDLSDFQSVSEQNKSKPCACMDKACQCKQWQDMEVYKFSGLQNTIPLSPERTVVEDHSQPLPSRTPSSSPRSCSEQARAYVDDVTIEDLSGYMEYYLYIPKKMSHMAEMMYT; encoded by the exons ATGAAAACAGAAGCTAAGGATGGAGAAGAGGAAAGTCTTCAGACAGCTTTCAAAAAGCTAAGAGTTGATGCAGCAGG GTCCActgcttcccttcctgtgggTGAGGGTACAATTCCAAGAGCACTGGTTAGAACAGCTACAGACGAAACCAAATCTAAGAATGTGTGCACATCTAAAGAAGCCTGGCATGG GTCTATGAGGAAACCTTCAAGAGGGGCAGTGAGAACCCAGCGTCGGAGGCGTTCTAAGTCTCCAATCCTTCATCCTCCTAAATTTATCCACTGCAGTTCAAAAACGCCTTCTGTGTGCAGCCATCTGGTACACAAGAGCCAGATTGACACTCCGGACAACAGCACCGGGCTAGGGGTGCCAATCCCAAAGGAATTCTGTGCAAATGAACAATCCAGTCCTGTTCTTGATGATGCTGGCCACAAGGGAGTTGGTGCTGAGCATTCGGGGGCTTCTGTTGCAGAGCCAGTGCAAGAGAACAAACAGGAAGACTCTTCTGTTGCTGTTTCTCTGATGTCCAAAGCAAGTCTAAAGACCACAGATCTTTCTGACTTCCAGTCAGTGTCCGAACAAAACAAGAGTAAGCCATGTGCATGCATGGACAAGGCCTGTCAGTGTAAGCAGTGGCAAGACATGGAAGTGTACAAATTCTCCGGCTTGCAGAACACCATCCCATTGTCACCGGAAAGAACAGTTGTTGAGGACCACTCCCAGCCTTTGCCATCAAGAACTCCCTCAAGCTCTCCACGATCTTGCTCTGAGCAAGCAAGGGCCTATGTGGATGATGTGACTATTGAAGACCTTTCAGGATACATGGAATATTACTTGTATATTCCCAAGAAAATGTCTCACATGGCAGAAATGATGTACAcctga